The Cloeon dipterum chromosome X, ieCloDipt1.1, whole genome shotgun sequence genome includes a window with the following:
- the LOC135945877 gene encoding nuclear receptor subfamily 2 group C member 1-A-like isoform X1 produces the protein MVKMDMMQEVRSPPPTRLILERIKAEHDQMGSLPLLATAAEKASHRTLCLAAELCVVCGDRASGRHYGAVSCEGCKGFFKRSIRKQLGYQCRGSKSCEVTKHHRNRCQYCRLQKCLTMGMRSDLCKMLPAVQHERKPIGVKSRDSASTPSSQREQSGYASSSSRYSRGVKDLMGRAPPPGINLSELGLMSHLISSRNSFGFDPTRRQQSPISADEEASGDSSGGDITDAMAMAQEREAITRALDTMVQNLYHPANGSENGMDETAEIEGPIISDQQMSFNLQVPNQIPPYFNNHFICESASRLLFLSVHWARSIPAFQMLSVENQIELVRHTWPELFTLGLTQSSDTLSVQSILCTVLSNLQACQDRLSPQKVKEICQLQIYVNIMQKLKLSDQEFAYMKALALFSPDVPTLSSTSVISSIQDKLVLEFKSNLSASGDSKRFSQLLLRMAPLKAFQARQLEDIFFSGLIGSVQIDSVIPYIIRMEDEFFNGQLTGNPINLTSLSSRRSADRSREEEVMAQDVDNEDSE, from the exons ATGGTCAAGATGGACATGATGCAGGAGGTGAGGTCTCCGCCTCCGACTAGGCTCATCCTGGAGCGAATCAAAGCGGAACACGACCAGATGGGCTCCCTCCCCTTGTTGGCCACCGCGGCCGAAAAGGCGTCGCACAGAACCCTCTGCCTGGCCGCGGAGCTGTGCGTCGTGTGCGGAGACAGAGCTTCGG GTCGGCACTATGGCGCCGTCAGTTGTGAAGGGTGTAAGGGCTTCTTCAAGAGGTCGATCAGGAAGCAGCTCGGCTACCAGTGCAGAGGTAGCAAGTCTTGCGAGGTGACCAAGCACCACAGGAACAGGTGCCAATACTGCAGACTTCAGAAGTGCCTCACCATGGGGATGAGAAGTGATT TGTGCAAAATGCTTCCAGCCGTGCAGCACGAGCGCAAACCCATCGGGGTCAAGAGTCGCGACTCGGCCTCAACCCCTTCAAGCCAGAGGGAGCAATCGGGCTACGCGTCCAGTTCGAGCCGATACTCGCGCGGCGTCAAGGACCTGATGGGCCGCGCACCGCCGCCCGGCATCAACCTGTCCGAGCTCGGCCTCATGAGCCACCTGATCTCTTCCAGAAATAGTTTTG gTTTTGATCCAACCAGACGACAGCAGTCACCCATTAGCGCAGATGAAGAAGCCTCCGGGGACAGCAGCGGAGGTGACATCACAGACGCCATGGCAATGGCCCAGGAGAGGGAAGCTATCACACGAGCCTTGGACACTATGGTCCAA AATTTATACCACCCTGCGAACGGCTCAGAGAACGGCATGGACGAGACGGCGGAGATTGAAGGTCCAATCATTTCCGACCAGCAAATGTCGTTTAATCTGCAGGTGCCCAACCAGATTCCGCCATACTTCAACAACCACTTCATCTGCGAGAGTGCCTCCCGGCTGCTCTTCCTCTCTGTCCACTGGGCAAGAAGCATTCCTGCTTTCCAGATGCTCag CGTTGAAAACCAAATCGAGTTGGTCCGCCACACTTGGCCTGAATTATTCACGCTGGGGCTGACGCAGTCTTCAGACACACTCTCCGTCCAGTCCATCTTGTGCACCGTTCTGTCGAACCTGCAGGCCTGCCAGGACAGACTGTCACCTCAAAAAGTAAAAGag aTTTGTCAGCTGCAGATTTACGTTAACATCATGCAAAAACTGAAGCTCTCAGACCAAGAGTTCGCCTACATGAAAGCCTTAGCCCTGTTCAGTCctg ATGTGCCAACCTTGAGTTCAACCTCCGTGATCTCCAGCATTCAGGACAAATTGGTGCTGGAATTCAAGAGCAACTTGTCCGCCTCAGGAGATTCAAAACGCTTCTCGCAGCTGCTTCTTCGAATGGCGCCTCTGAAGGCTTTCCAGGCGCGCCAGCTCGAGGACATTTTCTTCTCCGGTCTTATTGGCTCGGTGCAAATCGACAGCGTGATTCCTTACATCATCCGCATGGAGGACGAATTTTTCAATGGCCAACTCACAG GAAATCCAATCAACCTGACATCCCTGAGCAGCCGCAGGTCGGCAGACAGAAGTCGGGAGGAGGAAGTGATGGCTCAAGATGTAGATAACGAAGACTCGGAGTAA
- the LOC135945877 gene encoding nuclear receptor subfamily 2 group C member 1-A-like isoform X2 encodes MVKMDMMQEVRSPPPTRLILERIKAEHDQMGSLPLLATAAEKASHRTLCLAAELCVVCGDRASGRHYGAVSCEGCKGFFKRSIRKQLGYQCRGSKSCEVTKHHRNRCQYCRLQKCLTMGMRSDSVQHERKPIGVKSRDSASTPSSQREQSGYASSSSRYSRGVKDLMGRAPPPGINLSELGLMSHLISSRNSFGFDPTRRQQSPISADEEASGDSSGGDITDAMAMAQEREAITRALDTMVQNLYHPANGSENGMDETAEIEGPIISDQQMSFNLQVPNQIPPYFNNHFICESASRLLFLSVHWARSIPAFQMLSVENQIELVRHTWPELFTLGLTQSSDTLSVQSILCTVLSNLQACQDRLSPQKVKEICQLQIYVNIMQKLKLSDQEFAYMKALALFSPDVPTLSSTSVISSIQDKLVLEFKSNLSASGDSKRFSQLLLRMAPLKAFQARQLEDIFFSGLIGSVQIDSVIPYIIRMEDEFFNGQLTGNPINLTSLSSRRSADRSREEEVMAQDVDNEDSE; translated from the exons ATGGTCAAGATGGACATGATGCAGGAGGTGAGGTCTCCGCCTCCGACTAGGCTCATCCTGGAGCGAATCAAAGCGGAACACGACCAGATGGGCTCCCTCCCCTTGTTGGCCACCGCGGCCGAAAAGGCGTCGCACAGAACCCTCTGCCTGGCCGCGGAGCTGTGCGTCGTGTGCGGAGACAGAGCTTCGG GTCGGCACTATGGCGCCGTCAGTTGTGAAGGGTGTAAGGGCTTCTTCAAGAGGTCGATCAGGAAGCAGCTCGGCTACCAGTGCAGAGGTAGCAAGTCTTGCGAGGTGACCAAGCACCACAGGAACAGGTGCCAATACTGCAGACTTCAGAAGTGCCTCACCATGGGGATGAGAAGTGATT CCGTGCAGCACGAGCGCAAACCCATCGGGGTCAAGAGTCGCGACTCGGCCTCAACCCCTTCAAGCCAGAGGGAGCAATCGGGCTACGCGTCCAGTTCGAGCCGATACTCGCGCGGCGTCAAGGACCTGATGGGCCGCGCACCGCCGCCCGGCATCAACCTGTCCGAGCTCGGCCTCATGAGCCACCTGATCTCTTCCAGAAATAGTTTTG gTTTTGATCCAACCAGACGACAGCAGTCACCCATTAGCGCAGATGAAGAAGCCTCCGGGGACAGCAGCGGAGGTGACATCACAGACGCCATGGCAATGGCCCAGGAGAGGGAAGCTATCACACGAGCCTTGGACACTATGGTCCAA AATTTATACCACCCTGCGAACGGCTCAGAGAACGGCATGGACGAGACGGCGGAGATTGAAGGTCCAATCATTTCCGACCAGCAAATGTCGTTTAATCTGCAGGTGCCCAACCAGATTCCGCCATACTTCAACAACCACTTCATCTGCGAGAGTGCCTCCCGGCTGCTCTTCCTCTCTGTCCACTGGGCAAGAAGCATTCCTGCTTTCCAGATGCTCag CGTTGAAAACCAAATCGAGTTGGTCCGCCACACTTGGCCTGAATTATTCACGCTGGGGCTGACGCAGTCTTCAGACACACTCTCCGTCCAGTCCATCTTGTGCACCGTTCTGTCGAACCTGCAGGCCTGCCAGGACAGACTGTCACCTCAAAAAGTAAAAGag aTTTGTCAGCTGCAGATTTACGTTAACATCATGCAAAAACTGAAGCTCTCAGACCAAGAGTTCGCCTACATGAAAGCCTTAGCCCTGTTCAGTCctg ATGTGCCAACCTTGAGTTCAACCTCCGTGATCTCCAGCATTCAGGACAAATTGGTGCTGGAATTCAAGAGCAACTTGTCCGCCTCAGGAGATTCAAAACGCTTCTCGCAGCTGCTTCTTCGAATGGCGCCTCTGAAGGCTTTCCAGGCGCGCCAGCTCGAGGACATTTTCTTCTCCGGTCTTATTGGCTCGGTGCAAATCGACAGCGTGATTCCTTACATCATCCGCATGGAGGACGAATTTTTCAATGGCCAACTCACAG GAAATCCAATCAACCTGACATCCCTGAGCAGCCGCAGGTCGGCAGACAGAAGTCGGGAGGAGGAAGTGATGGCTCAAGATGTAGATAACGAAGACTCGGAGTAA
- the mav gene encoding bone morphogenetic protein 4, whose product MHCWCVLLVVVVSGGFGAAFQDLQQHHVQRLKKKLLAGLGFNNQPDISKMNVSREEYERMYRVYLQSVEMQRLQEEDEEAQQALPQTFHSIQNEPSSAPNSMNGVLSHDVDSWWLYFPVHRELDSSRELDTAVVRVFVQQHRHRPRRKAVPLVLRVFQLLPDGEQLMLDERRLDPAGGDRWVQLDAVRAVDTWLDEPDSNLGLKIQCKGCRLNGADIDTQEKPPNSLDGAVLNVLTSPFASSHARQKRAAWEPMSDRRTQCKNTKNKCCRHSMEVVFKDFEDFQYVVQPAKYDAGVCRGRCPASYNPSSHHALIQGLLWRKDRSRAPRPCCTPHKLKSLQMLVLDPKDHTKLMVVDFKDMEVVNCACS is encoded by the exons ATGCATTGTTGGTGCGTCctgctggtggtggtggtgagCGGAGGCTTCGGTGCGGCCTTCCAGGACCTCCAGCAGCACCACGTCCAGCGTCTCAAGAAGAAGCTGCTCGCCGGACTCGGCTTCAATAATCAGCCGGACATTTCTAAG ATGAACGTGAGCCGCGAGGAGTACGAGCGCATGTACCGCGTGTATTTGCAAAGCGTTGAGATGCAAAGACTGCAAGAAGAGGACGAAGAGGCCCAGCAGGCCCTGCCTCAAACCTTCCACAGCATTCAAAATGAGCCGAGCAGTG cTCCAAACTCGATGAATGGAGTGTTGTCTCATGACGTGGACAGCTGGTGGCTGTACTTCCCGGTGCACAGAGAGCTCGACTCAAGCCGCGAACTGGACACAGCGGTGGTGCGTGTGTTCGTGCAGCAGCACAGGCACCGGCCGAGGCGGAAGGCGGTGCCGCTGGTGCTCAGGGTGTTCCAGCTGCTTCCGGACGGCGAGCAATTGATGCTCGACGAACGCCGCCTCGACCCCGCCGGCGGCGACCGCTGGGTCCAGCTGGACGCCGTCCGGGCCGTCGACACTTGGCTCGACGAGCCGGATTCCAACCTCGGATTGAAAATCCAGTGCAAAGGCTGCAGGCTCAACGGGGCCGACATTGATACTCAG GAGAAGCCCCCAAACAGCTTGGATGGTGCAGTTCTCAACGTTCTCACCTCCCCATTCGCCTCGTCCCACGCAAGACAAAAAAGGGCGGCGTGGGAACCGATGAGTGATCGCAGGACCCAGTGCAAAAACACCAAGAACAAATGCTGCAGGCACAGCATGGAG gTGGTGTTCAAGGACTTCGAAGACTTCCAGTACGTGGTGCAGCCGGCCAAGTACGACGCGGGCGTGTGCAGGGGTCGGTGCCCGGCGAGCTACAACCCGTCGTCGCACCACGCGCTGATCCAGGGCCTCCTGTGGCGCAAAGACAGGTCGCGGGCGCCGCGGCCCTGCTGCACGCCGCACAAGCTCAAGAGTCTGCAGATGCTGGTGCTGGACCCGAAGGACCACACCAAGCTGATGGTGGTCGACTTCAAGGACATGGAGGTGGTCAACTGCGCCTGCAGCTAA
- the LOC135946727 gene encoding uncharacterized protein LOC135946727, with amino-acid sequence MWKVKLLVVFVFFNVCFWIGEVKLGLLQKVDLQALRDQSHQLLYKFIDFEKKDEEQEAKYSMCPKKPIVVAELTSFNEFSAQMWLYADTWGLGKYLKRKAYARKSMLDLLKTTFPNLTLTPFEEISHCNISHHRISENFEPLETLEMRTGNKSLWLWTNEMLPAAVLPFLDEARVEFEFNTSITAEVNTTIHKIGGVGRVLVGVHVRRSKKYVETIRNRYQSTLANASYYLDAMQWFRDNVGGRILFVIMCDDVQWTRTNLLGMEDVVIATKNNAHDLALLCHVDHLIMDYGMYGTWASMMTKGHIIALMLFDMNKHFEKYKKFHLFDESKYSVRSQR; translated from the exons ATGTGGAAGGTAAAGCTGCTGGTAgttttcgtgtttttcaacGTGTGCTTCTGGATTGGAGAAGTCAAACTCGGTCTGCTGCAAAAGGTGGACTTGCAAGCTCTCCGAGACCAATCGCACCAGTTACTTTACAAGTTCATCGACTTTGAAAAGAAAGACGAGGAGCAG GAAGCGAAGTATTCGATGTGCCCTAAAAAACCAATAGTGGTAGCGGAACTAACGAGCTTTAACGAATTTTCCGCTCAAATGTGGCTGTATGCTGACACTTGGGGACTTGGAAAGTACCTAAAACGAAAAGCGTACGCGAGAAAAAGCATGCTTGATCTTCTGAAAACGACCTTTCCCAACCTGACCCTAACACCTTTCGAGGAAATCTCGCACTGCAACATCTCCCACCACAGAATATCGGAGAATTTCGAGCCCTTGGAGACACTTGAGATGCGGACGGGAAACAAGAGTTTGTGGCTTTGGACCAACGAAATGCTCCCCGCGGCCGTGCTGCCGTTCCTGGACGAGGCAAGGGTCGAGTTTGAATTCAACACGTCCATCACGGCAGAAGTGAACACAACGATCCACAAAATCGGGGGCGTAGGACGAGTCCTCGTCGGGGTGCACGTCAGGCGGTCGAAAAAATACGTGGAAACAATCAGAAACCGCTATCAGTCCACTTTGGCCAACGCCAGCTATTACTTG GATGCAATGCAGTGGTTCCGCGACAACGTCGGTGGGAGGATCCTGTTTGTGATTATGTGCGATGACGTACAGTGGACCAGAACCAATCTTTTGGGGATGGAGGACGTGGTGATCGCAACGAAAAATAATGCACACGACCTAGCCCTTCTGTGCCACGTGGACCACTTAATCATGGACTACGGCATGTACGGTACTTGGGCGAGCATGATGACTAAAGGGCACATCATAGCTCTCATGCTATTCGACATGAACAAACATTTTGAGAAGTACAAAAAGTTTCACCTCTTTGACGAATCTAAATACTCCGTTCGGAGCCAAAGATAG
- the LOC135946728 gene encoding uncharacterized protein LOC135946728 has product MLVAVLLVSLLASTGGKSHFVNHPHIPWLAVQVASEAAASEATIDDCRSSSAAFLQLLLHAKSSKEAAQKIMNEFDKSSEVCPTRLSVSMDNKRMPQLLVHVQCSCEGRRCHILGGYYCTTVLGSVDILRLGSNKKMIPSHEVVPVGCVCMQRSSKKALAIQPNMENIKK; this is encoded by the exons ATGTTGGTGGCAGTGCTGCTGGTGAGCTTGCTTGCGTCCACCGGGGGCAAATCGCACTTCGTCAACCACCCCCACATCCCCTGGCTGGCCGTGCAGGTGGCCTCCGAGGCTGCAGCCTCCGAGGCCACCATCGACGACTGCAGATCCTCCTCGGCCGCCTTCTTGCAGCTGCTCCTCCACGCCAAGTCGAGCAAAGAGGCCGCCCAGAAAATTATG AATGAGTTTGACAAGAGCAGTGAGGTTTGCCCGACGCGGCTAAGCGTCTCAATGGACAACAAGCGAATGCCTCAGCTGCTGGTGCACGTACAGTGCTCGTGCGAGGGCAGAAGATGCCACATCCTGGGTGGCTACTACTGCACCACTGTCCTCGGCTCGGTGGACATTCTGCGCTTGGGCTCTAATAAGAAGATGATTCCCTCTCACGAGGTCGTCCCCGTTGGTTGTGTGTGCATGCAGAGGTCGTCAAAGAAAGCACTCGCCATCCAACCAAATAtggaaaacataaaaaaataa